The genome window TTCCTGGCATCTTGGGGACAGACAAAGAGGACACGGCCAGCCCTTTCTCTCTGGTGCCACTTAAACGCCTCTTCCACTCTTTGGAAGCATGAACTAGTCAGACATCAGCCCTCCTTGGATACCCACGCTCCCCCACGACACACTCAGTCCAGCCACTGTTTTCCCTCTCTGCCTGCGAGCACTGACGTCCCAGATTCACCATGCACGGCACTCAGACCTCTGCAACTCCAACAGCTCCAAACGTCCCTCCAGCTCAGGCACCTTCCACCATGGGACACCCTGGACCTGAGATTTATTGGCCTCTGCCTCCAAGACCCTGGGCTTGACCTCCCAACCgtcacctcctcccccttttcccaTCCACACCTGCTGAATGAACCCGCTCAGAAAGGCGTTGGTTCCTCTGACTCCCAACCCTCTCCATGCGCCTTCTGCATCCAGCCGTTCTGGCTTGCTTCCCCCgaagcccagccccagcccctcgtCCATCGACTCCTGCAAGGCTCTCATGGTCGCTCTTGCCACCTTCAGCCCCCGTCGCTTATCTGATCCAATCTCAACCCTGGGTCACGTCACCACCCGCTTCCTGCTTCTGCCTCCCAACTGCAGAAAGTAGGTGGAGAGAGCCCTGAATGCTGCAGAGGAAGTTCACCAAACACGGCAGCGCCCTCCggccctccagcctcagctcGGCTGTCTGGTATTTGGCTCCCGTGGGTTTCCAGGCGCCTTCCCCACAGCAGCTGTTCCTAAcccttccacctcctccagcccccacctgcGTCGTCGCCCCCTGGCTCTCACAGATGACCTCACCTCCTACGTGACCGAGGAGCTGGGCGCtggcccacacacacacacacacacacacacacacacacacacacacacacacgccttcCCTCGGTCCTTCTTCTCCCTGCCAACCTCTGAGAACAGGCCTCTCTGGCAACTGCATTTTCCCACCATCCACTCACTGCTCAACTCTGTCCCCACCACAGGACATAGCTCCTGAATCGTCCAATCTCCGGCCTTATTTTGGTCCTCATCCTCCTCAGACCCCCACTGAAGACCTCCTCGGCCATCACTCTCTTCTGAGATGCCACCCTGACCTGcgactctcctcctcctcctcctcctgctgtccTTCCCCAGGGACCCGGCCCTTCCTGTGTAAGTGTCCCCGGGCTTCCGTATCTGACCTGcgactctcctcctcctcctcctcctcctcctgctgtccTTCCCCAGGGACCCGGCCCTTCCTGTGTAAGTGTCCCCGGGCTTCCGTATCATCACCACATACAACCACTGCACACAGGCACACCTCAAGCCCAGGCCCTCTCCTGCCACCCGTCCCCCATCTCTAACTGAATGACAGTTCCAGCTGAAAGAAGGTCCTCCTGGAACCTGTTGCCCAACATGCTGACAGCTGGACCCGCCTCTTCCGGTCACACCATTTCCCCTTCTGGACTTCTCTATTTTGTCCGCAACACTGTCATTCCCCAACAcaccagggctttttttttttttattttaaactcctccccctcctcctgcaacTGTGTCAGTTACCAAGCCTGGAAGGTCTTCCTCCGTAAAAGCTCTCCTCTCTGgaccttatttttcatttccactaaTGTTACTGTCGCCCAGGAGTGAATCCCCACACGTCGCTGACCTCCCGCGTCTAGTCCACACCTCTGCTGGAAAAACTTTCCCAAAAGCTTCCAAAAGCACGGCTGTCACCAGACCTCCCCACCCAGACACACACCACCTCAAAAATCATTACTGCCTCTCCAGGACCCACAGGCTCCCGGGTGCGCCATTTCATTTCCTTCCCACCAAGCGCCCACCCACCTCCCTAAGCATGGCTCTATAGTTCCCCACAGGGACCTTCCACATCCGCCCTCCAGACGCCCCTGGCACACCTGTGCCCTTCAGTTTTGCTCACGCTCTTCCCAGCCGAACGCCCGTCCCTCTCCTCTCTGGATCCTTAAGTCCCACCATCGCTCAAGGCACACTAGCACCATGATGCCTTTTCCTAACTTCCCAGCCTCAACGTTGGCTCCCTGTTTGGAGTTCCTGTAACATAGGATTCTGCAAAACTCATTGGCACTTGGCATCTCTTCCTCCCCTGGGcctgtacacacacagacatccaTGCTGTCAGTTAACTCCGTGGCTGGTTGGACTAGATAGATGACTGGCAGGGTCCCTTCAGCCCAGAAGATCAGTCTCCTGAACTGGAAGGCAGGAATGGTCAGGCAGGAATGACCGCTGTTCTGCTTTGGGCGTTCATGTGCTGGATACAGACCCACAGCGCTTTCCACACTTTAGCTCACTTAACCTTCCCAACCATTGTAAGGATGGATACTGAACTGAGGCTCAAAGTTCACCTAACTTGCCTGGGGGTCTTGTGAGCCACAATTCTGTTCCAGGTCCACTGACGCCCTCGGGCTCAACCTCTTTGCCGATCTCTTCCCTCCTGAGTacagagcacagtgcctggcaccgaGCAGAAGCTGGCTGGCTCAGCCAGTGTTTACCAGCGACTCTTATCACCAGATGGGCCCTCGGGCAGTGAAAGCGCTCAGAGGAGCAGAGATTCACTCACGACTCCAAGAAGGGGCAAGATCTGAAGTTGGACTGGTGATGATCTCATCCCTCCTCTTTAACTTTCTGGGGCAGGGCGCACGGGAAGGTCAACCAAATCCTCCTCCTAACTCAGAGCCTgtgcacccccccccacccccaccccccactcccagtcgggccccacccagccccagacCCTGCCAGGCTCTCCTCCCGCAGCGCTTTCTCTTGCCATTGTCCCACCATTCCAACCCCAGAGGCTGAAGACTCCTATCCCAgcaccccacacccaccccacttTCCAGGACCGCCGTCCTCCGGGCTCCTGACTTAGCCCTGCCCCAGCGGCCCGGTGGCAGCCTggccttcccaccctccctcaccTGGTTTGAGTTTGGAGCCGCTGGGGGCACTGGGTGCTGCTTCTCCTGCACCTGGGGCTTCTCCTGCTGAGCAGAGGTGAAGCTGGGGGGCTGAGGGGGGCCTGTGCCAGTGGAAGAAGGAGCTTCAGGGGGCCCCAACTTCTGAATGGGCTGTGACCCGGGTCCCCCTGGAGCTCCAGGGCTGAACTTGGAAGCCACAGGAGTAAACTTGGGAGTCACTGGAGAAAACTTAGGGGCTGGAGACGGGGCAGGGGGACCTCGGGGCTGGCTGTTAGCCAAAGgcacaggctggggctggggctggacatGGAGCTGGACCTGAGGCTGGGCCTcggcctggggctgggcctggggctggggctgcacGTGGAAGTGTGTCTGGCTCTGAGGCTGAGCCTGTGACAGAGGCTGAGAGCTAGCAGGGGACTTCCAGGGAGGCAGGGGTGCTGTGCCCCCAGCTGCAGGCTTAGAACTGGACTTGGAAACGAACGGAGTGGTGACCGGGGGGAGTACGTATCCAGATGACACCTGCaagggaaggcagaggggagagagaagtgcCTTAGAGAGGCTACTGCCCTCCATAACTCCACCCCAcgcccttcctccctgccctgcctttcCTACTCTCCTGCCCCTTACCCGGGCTTTGAAGGGATCATTCTTGGTCATGTCATCCAGCAACGAAGACAGAGAGTCGATCTCCAGATCAATACTGCTCACCTTCTCCCTGGGCTAGAGGGTCAGGGGTCAGAGCACCCATCCCAGTTCTccactgccaccccacccccatgagGGCAGCGATGCGGGGAGGTCAGCGGATAggaccctcctctcctttccttgggGTGTCCACTGTAGCTGCCTCTCCCAGGCCTCCATACCTGTGGTGGGAGCTGTATGGGGGCCTCAGGCCCTCCCTCCTCCACTAGCGGAGGCGGTGGGGAAGGGAAGATCTCCTCCTCCAAAGGCGCAGGGGGAAACGGTTCCTCGatcgggggagggggaggggggaaggcacCTCCCAGAGCGCCCTCGGCGTCGTCGGCCTCCCCAAGCACGGGAGGAGGCGGTAAGGGAAAGTCTGGtgttggaaggagagagagggcagtCAGCAGGGACCCCTCTACGCTTCCTTCAAGTTCCCTTCCTTGAAGCAGCAGCTCTAACCCCTAACCCAATAACTCTCTCGAGGGTCCCGGAGCGTACGGGAAGTCaacggggtggggggctgggcgcAGGACGCCCTGGGAGCACTGGGTCAGGAAAGGCCGGGGCTCAGCCGAGGAGTGGTACATCTCCCATTACACTTCGGAAAACGGACCCGGAGGGGAAGATTCGTGCCCCACATCCCCGCCTCCACCCCCCGGCGGGGGACCTGGAACAGCCCCAGGAGCCCTGGCCCCCAGCCATGAGCTCCACGATGAGGTAAGAACATCTGTTCGGGACTCGGTGGCTGCGCCCAGCCCCCTCCGCTGCGACCTCTCCACACATCCCCAAATTCCCGAAACCACTCCCCCCAGGCCGGCGCCCGCCGAGGTCCAGCCCCCAAGCTCGGCCACATACCTTCCGGGGGCGGCGGGGGAATCTCGCCCACGCGGCCCATCTGTGCGCGCTGGGCCCCAGCGGCCGAGGGAGGCTCGCTGTCCCCGGGCCGGAAAGGGTTCACTTTGGGCTTTGGGGCCACCACCGGGCCGAACTTCTTCTGCGGGGCGTAAAAAACTGGAGCCGAGACGGAGATCGCGCGAGGCGGGCGGGGGGCCGCCATGGCCAGGCCGTGCTGCGGGGTGTGGGTGGCCGGGTTACGCAGCGCCGAGCCGGGCAGAGGACCCCCTCGCCGGCCCGGCTCCCCTCTGCGCCCCCGCCCCACGACCCCGTGGGCGGCCGCGGAGCGGCTCCCCGCGCCTCACCGCGGGCCGGAGCGTGCGCGCCGCGTCTCGGGTGGCCGCCTGGCAGCCGGGTCCGCGGACTCTGCGTCCCGGTCCCGAGCAGCCTCCAGCCCGGCGGGGAGGGACgcgggaagagggagggagggagagggcggGGAGAGAGCGGCGCCGAGACCATACAAGGAGCggcccggggagggg of Physeter macrocephalus isolate SW-GA chromosome 5, ASM283717v5, whole genome shotgun sequence contains these proteins:
- the ZYX gene encoding zyxin; protein product: MAAPRPPRAISVSAPVFYAPQKKFGPVVAPKPKVNPFRPGDSEPPSAAGAQRAQMGRVGEIPPPPPEDFPLPPPPVLGEADDAEGALGGAFPPPPPPIEEPFPPAPLEEEIFPSPPPPLVEEGGPEAPIQLPPQPREKVSSIDLEIDSLSSLLDDMTKNDPFKARVSSGYVLPPVTTPFVSKSSSKPAAGGTAPLPPWKSPASSQPLSQAQPQSQTHFHVQPQPQAQPQAEAQPQVQLHVQPQPQPVPLANSQPRGPPAPSPAPKFSPVTPKFTPVASKFSPGAPGGPGSQPIQKLGPPEAPSSTGTGPPQPPSFTSAQQEKPQVQEKQHPVPPAAPNSNQVRSSGAPGALTLKEVEELERLTQQLMQDMEHPQRQNVAANESCGRCHQPLARAQAAVRALGQLFHISCFTCHQCERQLQGQQFYSLEGAPYCEGCYTDTLEKCNACGQPITDRMLRATGKAYHPQCFTCVVCTCPLEGTAFIVDPANRPHCVPDYHRQYAPRCSVCTEPIMPEPGREETVRVVALDKNFHMKCYKCEDCGKPLSIEADDNGCFPLEGHVLCRKCHTARAQT